One Salvelinus namaycush isolate Seneca chromosome 4, SaNama_1.0, whole genome shotgun sequence genomic window carries:
- the LOC120046798 gene encoding ADP-ribosylation factor 4-like isoform X2, which produces MGVMVSQLFSRFFEKKQMRILMVGLDAAGKTTVLYKLKLGEVVTTIPTIGFNVETVEYKNISFTVWDVGGQHVIRPLWKHYYQNTQGLIFVVDSNDPERINDASEELQNMLEEDQLRDVVLLVFANKQDLPNAMSVSDITNKLGLRKLQLNTPWFVQATC; this is translated from the exons ATGGGTGTTATGGTTTCGCAACTCTTCTCTCGTTTCTTCGAGAAAAAACAGATGAGAATTCTGATGG TTGGGTTAGATGCTGCAGGGAAGACCACAGTCCTGTACAAACTAAAACTTGGAGAAGTTGTCACTACTATCCCCACTATTG GGTTCAATGTGGAGACGGTTGAGTACAAGAACATCAGCTTCACGGTGTGGGATGTAGGTGGTCAGCACGTCATCAGACCTCTGTGGAAGCATTACTACCAGAACACTCAG GGTCTTATATTTGTGGTAGACAGCAACGATCCTGAGAGGATAAATGATGCTTCAGAGGAACTGCAGAACATG CTTGAAGAGGACCAGTTGAGAGATGTAGTTCTGCTGGTGTTCGCCAACAAACAGGACCTTCCCAACGCCATGTCTGTCAGTGACATCACAAATAAACTGGGACTGAGGAAACTTCAACTGAATACTCCT TGGTTTGTCCAGGCTACCTGTTAA
- the LOC120046798 gene encoding ADP-ribosylation factor 4-like isoform X1, with the protein MGVMVSQLFSRFFEKKQMRILMVGLDAAGKTTVLYKLKLGEVVTTIPTIGFNVETVEYKNISFTVWDVGGQHVIRPLWKHYYQNTQGLIFVVDSNDPERINDASEELQNMLEEDQLRDVVLLVFANKQDLPNAMSVSDITNKLGLRKLQLNTPWFVQATCATQGSGLLEGLDWLADQLSKR; encoded by the exons ATGGGTGTTATGGTTTCGCAACTCTTCTCTCGTTTCTTCGAGAAAAAACAGATGAGAATTCTGATGG TTGGGTTAGATGCTGCAGGGAAGACCACAGTCCTGTACAAACTAAAACTTGGAGAAGTTGTCACTACTATCCCCACTATTG GGTTCAATGTGGAGACGGTTGAGTACAAGAACATCAGCTTCACGGTGTGGGATGTAGGTGGTCAGCACGTCATCAGACCTCTGTGGAAGCATTACTACCAGAACACTCAG GGTCTTATATTTGTGGTAGACAGCAACGATCCTGAGAGGATAAATGATGCTTCAGAGGAACTGCAGAACATG CTTGAAGAGGACCAGTTGAGAGATGTAGTTCTGCTGGTGTTCGCCAACAAACAGGACCTTCCCAACGCCATGTCTGTCAGTGACATCACAAATAAACTGGGACTGAGGAAACTTCAACTGAATACTCCT tggTTTGTCCAGGCTACCTGTGCGACCCAGGGTTCAGGTCTGTTGGAGGGACTGGACTGGTTGGCTGACCAGCTTTCCAAGCGCTAA
- the LOC120046799 gene encoding ADP-ribosylation factor 4-like isoform X1 — translation MGVMVSQLFSRFFEKKQMRILMVGLDAAGKTTVLYKLKLGEVVTTIPTIGFNVETVEYKNISFTVWDVGGQHVIRPLWKHYYQNTQGLIFVVDSNDPERINDASEELQNMLEEDQLRDVVLLVFANKQDLPNAMSVSDITNKLGLRKLQLNTPWFVQATCATQGSGLLEGLDWLADQLSKR, via the exons ATGGGTGTTATGGTTTCGCAACTCTTCTCTCGTTTCTTCGAGAAAAAACAGATGAGAATTCTGATGG TTGGGTTAGATGCTGCAGGGAAGACCACAGTCCTGTACAAACTAAAACTTGGAGAAGTTGTCACTACTATCCCCACTATTG GGTTCAATGTGGAGACGGTTGAGTACAAGAACATCAGCTTCACGGTGTGGGATGTAGGTGGTCAGCACGTTATCAGACCTCTGTGGAAGCATTACTACCAGAACACTCAG GGTCTTATATTTGTGGTAGACAGCAACGATCCTGAGAGGATAAATGATGCTTCAGAGGAACTGCAGAACATG CTTGAAGAGGACCAGTTGAGAGATGTAGTTCTGCTGGTGTTCGCCAACAAACAGGACCTTCCCAACGCCATGTCTGTCAGTGACATCACAAATAAACTGGGACTGAGGAAACTTCAACTGAATACTCCT tggTTTGTCCAGGCTACCTGTGCGACCCAGGGTTCAGGTCTGTTGGAGGGACTGGACTGGTTGGCTGACCAGCTTTCCAAGCGCTAA
- the LOC120046799 gene encoding ADP-ribosylation factor 4-like isoform X2, producing MGVMVSQLFSRFFEKKQMRILMVGLDAAGKTTVLYKLKLGEVVTTIPTIGFNVETVEYKNISFTVWDVGGQHVIRPLWKHYYQNTQGLIFVVDSNDPERINDASEELQNMLEEDQLRDVVLLVFANKQDLPNAMSVSDITNKLGLRKLQLNTPWFVQATC from the exons ATGGGTGTTATGGTTTCGCAACTCTTCTCTCGTTTCTTCGAGAAAAAACAGATGAGAATTCTGATGG TTGGGTTAGATGCTGCAGGGAAGACCACAGTCCTGTACAAACTAAAACTTGGAGAAGTTGTCACTACTATCCCCACTATTG GGTTCAATGTGGAGACGGTTGAGTACAAGAACATCAGCTTCACGGTGTGGGATGTAGGTGGTCAGCACGTTATCAGACCTCTGTGGAAGCATTACTACCAGAACACTCAG GGTCTTATATTTGTGGTAGACAGCAACGATCCTGAGAGGATAAATGATGCTTCAGAGGAACTGCAGAACATG CTTGAAGAGGACCAGTTGAGAGATGTAGTTCTGCTGGTGTTCGCCAACAAACAGGACCTTCCCAACGCCATGTCTGTCAGTGACATCACAAATAAACTGGGACTGAGGAAACTTCAACTGAATACTCCT TGGTTTGTCCAGGCTACCTGTTAA